A genomic segment from Methanoplanus limicola DSM 2279 encodes:
- a CDS encoding metallophosphoesterase gives MIPHFMPEGPAVLVENRMRVLVVADTHFGAEAELARRGVYIKSGSEGRLERLYNCIDSSDPDLLLLLGDFKQSVPLTTKQEYFELPKIISGLRRRTVIRLTPGNHDAGIERFLEPEEILPKNGVVIDGTGYLHGHTYPDPALLGGLILVGHHHPVAYLYDQVGCSLRAGPAYLLNETDNRQLSLDGGAPEGRTRVLFVPAFFELAGGMDVSCLSKSGLGPFSRAVDPDTAEVFLADGTYLGTVEEIGDGRGI, from the coding sequence ATGATACCCCATTTCATGCCTGAAGGGCCGGCTGTTCTCGTTGAGAACAGGATGCGTGTTCTGGTTGTTGCCGACACGCATTTCGGGGCTGAGGCGGAACTTGCACGGAGGGGTGTTTATATAAAAAGCGGCTCTGAGGGCCGTCTTGAGAGGCTTTACAACTGTATTGACTCATCCGATCCTGACCTGCTCCTGCTTCTCGGCGATTTCAAGCAGTCGGTTCCCCTGACAACGAAGCAGGAATACTTTGAACTGCCAAAGATAATCTCCGGCCTGCGCAGAAGAACTGTAATACGGCTCACTCCGGGAAATCATGACGCTGGCATTGAGAGATTTCTGGAACCTGAAGAGATACTGCCTAAAAATGGTGTTGTGATTGACGGCACAGGGTATCTTCATGGCCACACATATCCCGACCCTGCCCTTCTTGGCGGTCTTATTCTGGTCGGGCATCACCATCCGGTTGCATACCTCTATGATCAGGTCGGCTGCTCACTCCGTGCCGGCCCTGCCTATCTCCTGAATGAAACAGACAACAGACAGCTTTCTTTGGATGGGGGTGCTCCTGAGGGCAGAACGAGGGTTCTCTTTGTTCCGGCATTCTTTGAGCTTGCGGGCGGAATGGATGTAAGCTGCCTTTCAAAGAGCGGACTTGGCCCTTTCTCAAGGGCTGTTGACCCGGATACTGCGGAAGTTTTTCTTGCAGACGGAACATATCTTGGAACAGTTGAGGAGATAGGGGATGGGAGAGGCATCTGA